One Drosophila subpulchrella strain 33 F10 #4 breed RU33 chromosome 2R, RU_Dsub_v1.1 Primary Assembly, whole genome shotgun sequence genomic window, ACATGCGGCACTGCGTCGATACGGAAGCCGTATGCTCCCTTTTGCAGCCAGAAGCGCAGGACGTCCTTCATGGCCTCCATTACCTTGGGGTTGCGGTAGTTGAGATCGGGCTGCTTGGCGTGGAACTGGTGGAGGTAGTAGGCCTGTCGTTGCTCGTTCCAGGTCCACATCGATCCGCGGAACACGGAGACCCAGTTGTTGGGTGGCTGCCGGATGCCGTTGACCACCTTGCCGGTGTGCCACACGTAGAAGTCCTTGTACTCCTCCTCGCCGGCGACCGAGCGGATGAACCATTCGCACTCGTCGCTCGTGTGGTTGGGCACAAAGTCCAGGATGATCTTGATGTCCAGCTCCTTGGCGCGGGCTATCAGCGCCTCGAATTCCTCCATGGTTCCGAAGAGCGGATCGATACCCCTGAAATCGGCCACATCGTAGCCGAAATCAGCCATGGGTGAGGTAAAGATAGGGGATAACCAGGTGGCGGTAATGCCGATTTCCTTCAGGTAGGGCAGTTGTTGCGTAATACCTGACAATAGTTCCAAGTTAACCCATATCTAGGCCTCTTCTAAATCAAAACTTACCAACGAGATCCCCGACACCGTCACCATCGCTATCCTTGAAAGATCTGGGGTAGATCTGGTAGAACTGACCCGTTTTCCACCAACCAACTTCCGCCAGGGAAGGCAGTACCAATGCCAAAAGGCAGAAGAGCACCACTAACTTGAACATGGCTCCCAATAAGTCGATTTATTACCAATGGCCAGAGGGATTATACAGTGCCCCTATTTATGCAGAGGGCTCGAGTTGATAATGCTTCGATAAGCTCGCCATGTTGCCAACTATTTCTGATTAACTTTGTGGGGACGGCATGTTTACAATTCCAACGAACAGTGAATGGGTTCTATTGATAAAGGGTTGTGGAATTTTTTTGGGTTCCTTTTTGCTGTTGTTTCGGCTTGGCTCATGAACAAAGATCATGAGACAGATTGGCAGGAAAATTAATTCCAACTGCATACTTTCGTATCTTATCGCGAAGTTAAGTTCTTTTATTTCGCAGGTAATTTATTAGGTCACTTCTTTTGTGCCGATTGGTTTGAGATTTGGGGGTTAAGGCTGTGATAAAGTAGTTGGTTGAAATGATTCAATAACTGGAACTTTATGAGTGTAGGTCATTGGTATACAATATCGGATTTCGCCACAGATTTCTTTCTTGGGGACTTTTTTAAGTGATATTGCAATTTTTGGATAGATAAAGCGGATCGAAAACACATAACTCATCTCGcgataaatttaataataactttATCTACATCACTCCAAATCATTACATTGATTAAAATTTACAAGCGTTGTGAAAGTGCTCTCCTACTGAAGGATTCTGGAACACTTCTTAAGGGAATATCTTGAATCTCTTTAAGTTGGTTAATACTGAAGTTCAAATTTTAGGCTCTATTATGCTATCGGCCTAACAACGCAAAgctatgaaaaataaaattatgctTTTTGTACCATGGTTTATGTCCAAATATGTCTTGTTTGGATCGTTTGGACGTtaactttaaagttttttCGAGCTTTGCGGTATTAACAGACGCCATACAGTCACTAAATTGTTAAAATGTTCCACATATTCCAAATTGTAGCTCACAATATTCTCAATGTAGTCTATTCATTTGTACTGCAAAATTAACGGGTGTCATTATGTTGTAAACTAAAACATAACATACCTAAATTGGTAAGGAGCAAGTCGAGACATAATTAAAACACGGAGATACCAaaataactattttataaTCTAGTAATCATATAAGAATTTTGTGTCATGAAATTAATGATGCATAGTTTTGGGCATTTAAGGTAAGCATGAAATGTTCTTCATATTGAACTGAATCGGGTTGCAccttttatcgcttaatactATATtaccaaacggtaatttttatgacaaaaagtgttatagatcCGCAAAATTGAGGAATGTTAAGGGCTATAtagtttgaaatttaaaaagatatCGTTCGAaccaattttgagaaaatagacAAAAAGTGGTTTAAGAAAACAAATCCAACAAGCCTAAAGCGCCTATAGCGGCTTGGTGTCGTATTAGTGAAACAGCTTATTTGCTGcatgtggtgtgcaatctcgattgaattgcaaaatattgattattatttggttataacttttttacAATATATGAACAAAAAAGTGAGCGCTAGACGGGATTTAGTGTTATAGTCGTTTgcgggcgtaagagtgggcgtggcaccctgtagaatcaaacttgcgctgcacagGAAgtccaagaatctgcatgccggTCCCAAcactctagctcttatagtttccgagatttcagcgttcatacggacagacgggcataGCTTGATCGACAcggatagtgatccttatcaagaatatacatacttaatggggtcggatacgcttccttctacacgttacatactttccgacgaataagtatacccttttactctacgagtttATATTATCCAGTTAGACATCTGTCGGAAATATGTAAATGTCACCTTAGATGACGAAATTATAGACTCGCCCATCAATACAGTTACTGtgctttaaattaattaattaaaataatttaagtacTCTAACATAAGAAAATAACCAATTTATTAATGATTAATTTTTTTCCGCTTTTTTgtcttcaaatatttttaaatatttgtcctCTGAGTGTTGGCAGCACTGATTTTCAGTATGAATAAAACTTGGCTAATAGCCTGGGTCATTTATCGCCACTGACCCCAACAGGTccaattttcttaaatttcaCTTACAcgttcaccgctttttctcacAAACCAAATTAAGTTATTGAAGTCTAGGTAAGCTATCCtgttagtttttgcaatacctttcgattggtgtatcactcgatATGATGGGACCATCACTGCAGTCTACTTCGCAGACTTTCCTGAGCGTTCGTCACTAAGTGGACTGCCGTCGACAGTGATTACAAGGGCGTGGCCCAACGGAAGATTTCGCCCTTGAAGCGAGAGAACACCGGTTCAAGTCCTACTGGAGAAAGTGAATCGGTAGTCTCTATCagttgtaaaattaatttacttataataataacatttaCAGATTACATCTTTTTTGTGGGTTTTAAGTCcatatttttttgggtgtgaatAGATGAAATAGGAATATTAAGAATCTATTAGATCCTAGACGTTGTACGGCCTAAGCCAATATTAACCAAAATATCAAGAGTATTCTCTTAACTATGCAAtagctaaaatattttaatgccgcCATACAAAATATAATCACGTCTTTTAACTTAAGCAACATCAATAATCTATTAAGAATCTATTAGATCCTAGACATTGTAAGTCTTAAGCCAATATAAGCCAAAACATCAAGTATATTCTCTTAACTATGCAATAGCTAAAATATTTGTCTTCTAACTTAAGCAACATCAATACCCCCCATTTATTCTGCAGCCAAAGGTCTCATCATATATTTTCCCCAGGTGGTCGTTTGGCTTTCGCGTCAAAGAGTCAGTATCGATAAGGCCCATAGATTATCGCCGTGTATAAGAGACCCATTCCAATCGGACCACTTACAGTTAGCGATGGCCCCTTGGACAAGCCTGTTCTTGCTGTTGGGCCTTGGCCTTCTGGCCGTAGACGCGGCGTCGGCACCTTGGTGGAAAACCGCTTCCTTCTATCAGATCTACCCACGATCCTTTAAGGACACAGACGGTGATGGAGTTGGGGACTTGAACGGAGTGACTGAGAAGCTGGAGTACCTGAAGGAGATCGGTATTACTGCAACCTGGCTGTCGCCTTTCCTCAAGTCGCCAATGGCGGACTTTGGCTACGATATTTCTGACTTTAAGGCGGTCGATCCCCTTTTCGGGACGATGGAGGACTTCGAGGAAATGGTCTCCCGCTCTAAGGAGTTGGGAGTGAAGATCATCCTGGACTTTGTGCCCAATCACTCCAGCGACGAGTGCGACTGGTTTATCCGGTCGGCCGCTGGAGAGGAGGAGTATAAGGACTACTATATCTGGCACCCGGGATTCCTCAACGAAGACGGAACCCGTCGCCCTCCCACCAACTGGGTGAGCGTGTTCCGCGGAAGCGCTTGGGAGTGGCACGAGGGTCGGCAGGAGTACTACCTCCACCAGTTCCACAAGAAGCAGCCGGACTTTAACTTCCGAAATCCAGTGGTGCGCGAGGAAATGAACAATGTGCTGCGTTTCTGGCTGGAGAAGGGCGTCGATGGATTCCGCGTGGATGCCATTTACCACGCCTTCGAGATCGAAGCCGATGAGAATGGCAACTATCCCGATGAGCCCCGCAACGATTGGACCGACGACCCAGAAGAGTACGGCTACACCCACAAGATCTATACCGTGGACCAGCCGGAGACCCCTCACCTGGTGTAAGTTTGGATAGTTAACTATCCTTTTAAGACCCTTTTATATCTTTCCTTATTTCCAGTTACGAATGGCGCCAAATCCTCGAGCAGTTCCAAGCCGACAATGGCGGAGATGAGCGGTAAGTCCTTCATAAGCGGAAAACTTCAAAGGAATCAAAAACTTCATATTATTTAGCATTTTAATGGTCGAAACCTGGTCCCCAATTGAGATCGTAATGGATTATTACGGCAATGCGACTGCCGACGGTGCCCAGATACCGTTCAACTTCCAGCTGATAAGCAATCTGTACTACGATTCCGATGCCTATCACTACGAGTACCTGATTAACAACTGGCTTAATCTGATGCCTGAGGGCAAGAGCGCCAACTGGGTGGTAAGTTTGTGGGGGATTAGCGATTAGCAATTAGCTGATCACTAATGCGCGGAAATTGGACTGTAGTTTTGTACTAGAGCAATAAAATACTTAACACCTTTTTAAAATAGATCGGAAACCACGACAAGAACCGCGTCGGCTCCCGATTCGGAGCAGATCGAGTCGACCTCTTCAACATACTGCTGCTGACCCTGCCCGGCTGCAGCATCACCTACAACGGCGAGGAGCTGGGCATGCTCGACGGATACGTATCCTGGAAGGACACCGTGGACCCGCAGGCCTGCAACGGCTACGAGTCCAACTACATGGACAACTCCCGGGATCCGGCTCGCACTCCGATGCACTGGTCGGATGAGAAGCTGGCTGGATTCACCACCGGCAAAACCACCTGGCTGCCAGTGTCCTCTGATTATCCCCAAAGGAACGTGAAGACCGAGCGCGGATCGTCCTTGAGCCACCTGAACGTATTTAAAAGGCTGCAAAACTTGCGTCAAGAGCCCAGCATCATGGAGGGATCCTCCGAGATCAAGGCTGTGAGCAGCTACGTTCTGGCTGTCAAGCGGTGAGTTTTCCAGATCTCTTGATATCAAATGGACATAATcaacaattataaatattattctcGGCAGACACCTGAGCGGCGACTACGTATATATCTCGGTGTTCAACATTTTCGACTCCATCGAGAATGTCAACCTATCCACTGTGTTCGGCAGCCTGCCCGCCAAGTTCCAGTACGCCCTGGTGACCGAAAAGTCCATCAAGAAGGTCGGGGATCTGTTGTCCGCCACGAGCGTCACCCTCATGCCCCACGAGGCCATTGTACTGCGCTCCA contains:
- the LOC119551750 gene encoding maltase A3, whose product is MAPWTSLFLLLGLGLLAVDAASAPWWKTASFYQIYPRSFKDTDGDGVGDLNGVTEKLEYLKEIGITATWLSPFLKSPMADFGYDISDFKAVDPLFGTMEDFEEMVSRSKELGVKIILDFVPNHSSDECDWFIRSAAGEEEYKDYYIWHPGFLNEDGTRRPPTNWVSVFRGSAWEWHEGRQEYYLHQFHKKQPDFNFRNPVVREEMNNVLRFWLEKGVDGFRVDAIYHAFEIEADENGNYPDEPRNDWTDDPEEYGYTHKIYTVDQPETPHLVYEWRQILEQFQADNGGDERILMVETWSPIEIVMDYYGNATADGAQIPFNFQLISNLYYDSDAYHYEYLINNWLNLMPEGKSANWVIGNHDKNRVGSRFGADRVDLFNILLLTLPGCSITYNGEELGMLDGYVSWKDTVDPQACNGYESNYMDNSRDPARTPMHWSDEKLAGFTTGKTTWLPVSSDYPQRNVKTERGSSLSHLNVFKRLQNLRQEPSIMEGSSEIKAVSSYVLAVKRHLSGDYVYISVFNIFDSIENVNLSTVFGSLPAKFQYALVTEKSIKKVGDLLSATSVTLMPHEAIVLRSTTTV